Proteins found in one Chrysiogenes arsenatis DSM 11915 genomic segment:
- a CDS encoding 3'-5' exonuclease, producing the protein MPENLIIAVDVETTGLSPAYGARVIEVAAVKMRTDGEIVETFSTFINPGVRIPQTVTNVHGITNAMLHGQPTPPQAWQQFADFIENHTLIAHNAQFDMRFIRHEYQLLKIPFTNYCHCTLKLSRQKYPELGSHALEHLARHVLGTLPPKTKLHRALSDAMLTAMVWGKMRREK; encoded by the coding sequence GTGCCTGAAAACCTGATCATTGCCGTAGACGTCGAAACAACAGGACTTTCCCCCGCATACGGCGCGCGAGTTATAGAAGTAGCCGCCGTAAAAATGCGAACAGACGGAGAAATAGTGGAAACATTCAGCACATTCATCAACCCCGGCGTTCGCATCCCCCAAACCGTGACAAACGTTCACGGGATCACGAACGCCATGCTGCACGGACAACCAACACCACCGCAAGCATGGCAACAGTTTGCCGACTTCATCGAAAATCACACACTCATCGCCCATAACGCCCAATTTGACATGCGCTTTATCCGCCACGAATACCAACTCCTGAAAATACCCTTTACCAATTATTGCCACTGCACCCTGAAACTCAGCCGCCAGAAATATCCCGAACTAGGAAGCCATGCACTCGAACACCTTGCACGGCATGTACTCGGCACATTACCACCAAAAACCAAACTCCACCGCGCGCTGAGCGATGCCATGCTGACCGCGATGGTGTGGGGAAAGATGAGGAGGGAAAAATGA
- a CDS encoding CRISPR-associated helicase/endonuclease Cas3 translates to MRLHYFWAKTTEDDLPGVSVHQHMLNVGGVARCLANASPNLLERFGISPCQAGALAALHDIGKITPGFQCKCEGWLIENSLVDIGRKHSWQSETESDHGKVSQGALQDFLVTLGLPRRNASYIAAALGAHHGRIKQQPSGRSIPLAENDGIGIDWKGERQRCAEKILADFHIKDVSGLESFDGDSVATWWLAGLTTVSDWIGSDKRFFPTEKEKELFDSGPKASEALSAISFIPAKIQGGLSFSEIFGFSPNEMQERAIEAIAEPGVYVIEAPMGMGKTEAALGAAYQLLACGKANGLYFALPTQATSNRIHLRINEFLSKIAPHEGSSRLIHGQSWLMQSEVEFVPAATGVKGQHAEDARSGHDWFASTKRSLLASFGVGTIDQALLAVVAAKHFFVRYFALAGKVVVLDEVHSYDLYTGTLIDVLVSTLERLGCTVIILSATLSGKRRSQLLLTTGGSDAHNAPYPLISGRNRSGSISPVATLPPPSRTVNVEFTSNQSGMEQALVIAYAGGTVLWICNTVESAQSQYGKICEHVKNDFPVGLLHSRFPYWRRENLEELWMERLGKGEDNRCGCILVSTQIVEQSVDLDADLLVTELAPTDMLLQRLGRLWRHPRGNRPAEAIGPKVCIIDETATLEELRVMPPKEIVNALGNKAKVYAPYILLRTLELWKKLQSVEIPSQIRWLIESTYAELEGEPASWQELSDNWFASDSAKEMHAKRNSNIWQLALDDQEGVQTRISEIDTIPVVLCRHLDDKSVTFLDGTSLTFSPDFNFPMAKAIHRNLVKVADYHVKETPCAKFVPYLHERHAVAIVHEDNSISCKGVKGNIELFYSDTLGLYIKKQHAKEGT, encoded by the coding sequence ATGCGATTACATTATTTCTGGGCGAAAACTACTGAAGATGACTTACCGGGTGTGTCAGTGCACCAGCACATGCTCAACGTTGGTGGTGTTGCCCGGTGCCTAGCGAATGCCTCGCCAAACCTGCTGGAGCGTTTTGGCATAAGCCCTTGTCAAGCAGGGGCACTGGCAGCGCTCCATGACATCGGTAAAATAACTCCTGGCTTCCAGTGTAAATGTGAAGGCTGGCTTATAGAGAACAGTTTAGTGGATATTGGGCGCAAGCATTCCTGGCAAAGTGAGACCGAATCAGATCACGGTAAGGTTTCTCAGGGTGCTCTTCAGGATTTTCTGGTTACGCTTGGATTGCCGAGGCGAAACGCATCATATATAGCAGCTGCTCTTGGTGCCCATCATGGGAGGATAAAGCAACAACCGAGTGGACGAAGTATTCCACTGGCTGAAAATGATGGCATCGGAATTGACTGGAAAGGTGAGAGGCAGCGCTGTGCAGAGAAAATTTTAGCAGATTTCCATATTAAAGATGTTTCCGGTTTGGAGTCTTTCGATGGTGACAGTGTCGCCACTTGGTGGCTCGCTGGTTTAACGACGGTTTCCGACTGGATTGGCTCTGATAAACGTTTTTTTCCAACTGAAAAAGAGAAAGAGTTATTTGATTCAGGCCCCAAAGCCAGTGAAGCCTTATCTGCTATCTCCTTTATTCCGGCCAAAATTCAAGGTGGGCTGTCGTTTTCCGAAATATTTGGTTTCTCCCCGAATGAAATGCAGGAAAGAGCAATTGAAGCCATTGCAGAGCCAGGTGTCTATGTTATTGAGGCACCCATGGGCATGGGAAAAACAGAAGCAGCACTTGGCGCGGCATATCAACTGTTGGCCTGTGGTAAAGCCAACGGACTGTACTTTGCTTTGCCAACCCAGGCAACCAGTAACCGCATTCATCTGCGCATCAATGAATTTCTCAGTAAAATAGCTCCCCATGAGGGATCAAGTCGCTTGATACATGGGCAATCATGGCTCATGCAGAGTGAAGTTGAGTTTGTTCCGGCTGCGACCGGTGTTAAAGGCCAGCACGCGGAAGATGCTCGCAGTGGACATGACTGGTTTGCTTCAACGAAACGTTCGCTGCTGGCAAGCTTTGGTGTGGGGACCATTGACCAGGCTCTTCTTGCCGTCGTAGCAGCAAAACACTTTTTTGTCCGCTATTTTGCTCTTGCGGGCAAAGTAGTGGTGTTGGATGAAGTTCACTCCTATGACCTCTACACGGGAACCTTGATCGATGTGCTGGTCTCAACCCTGGAACGTCTTGGATGTACCGTCATTATTCTTTCCGCAACATTGTCCGGGAAGCGGCGTTCTCAATTGCTTCTCACAACAGGAGGCTCAGATGCCCATAATGCTCCCTATCCCCTGATTTCTGGCAGAAACCGTTCTGGCAGTATTTCACCCGTGGCAACCCTTCCGCCACCTTCACGAACAGTCAATGTTGAATTTACAAGCAATCAGTCGGGCATGGAGCAGGCTCTTGTCATTGCGTATGCTGGTGGGACGGTTTTGTGGATTTGCAACACCGTAGAATCAGCCCAAAGTCAATATGGCAAGATTTGCGAACACGTGAAAAATGATTTTCCGGTTGGCTTGCTCCACTCCCGTTTCCCCTATTGGCGTCGTGAGAATCTTGAGGAACTCTGGATGGAACGTCTCGGTAAGGGTGAAGACAACCGCTGTGGGTGCATTTTGGTTTCAACCCAAATAGTCGAGCAAAGCGTTGATCTTGATGCTGACTTGCTGGTAACCGAGCTTGCCCCTACCGATATGTTGCTTCAGCGACTTGGGCGTTTATGGCGACACCCAAGAGGTAATCGGCCAGCAGAGGCAATAGGACCGAAAGTCTGCATCATTGACGAGACAGCAACTCTTGAAGAGCTTCGCGTAATGCCACCGAAGGAAATTGTTAACGCACTTGGCAATAAGGCCAAAGTTTATGCACCTTACATCCTTTTGCGGACGCTAGAGCTTTGGAAGAAGCTTCAAAGTGTCGAAATCCCATCCCAGATTCGATGGCTGATTGAGAGCACATACGCAGAACTTGAGGGTGAACCAGCTTCATGGCAGGAGCTTTCTGATAATTGGTTTGCCAGCGATTCTGCCAAGGAAATGCATGCAAAGAGAAACAGCAATATCTGGCAACTTGCGCTTGACGACCAGGAAGGCGTGCAGACCAGAATCAGTGAAATCGACACGATTCCCGTGGTTCTTTGCCGTCATCTTGATGACAAGAGTGTCACCTTCCTGGATGGGACTTCCCTGACATTTTCCCCTGACTTTAATTTTCCTATGGCAAAAGCCATTCACAGGAACCTTGTCAAGGTAGCCGATTACCATGTGAAGGAGACTCCCTGCGCGAAATTTGTCCCGTACCTGCACGAAAGACATGCTGTTGCCATAGTGCATGAAGACAACTCAATCTCCTGTAAAGGCGTAAAAGGGAATATAGAACTTTTCTATAGTGATACCCTGGGATTGTACATAAAGAAACAACATGCAAAGGAGGGGACATGA
- the casA gene encoding type I-E CRISPR-associated protein Cse1/CasA: MNVAFDPWIPVINHCGERNFASIHDVFAEGEQYADFAVRPHERVALMRLLLCVAHAALNGPKDLDEWEQVPHQIAAATGAYLKQWQDFFDLFHPEKPWLQIANISRFPDQSTPTDDLTGWTSVSKLNFTCATGNNSTLNDHGGMCETRVFPIESTILSMITFLCFSTGGLSSQIYWDGKQTAKTARDAPCVPASMIHAFLRGKTLFETVYLNLITHDDIGKCYGHKVGRPVWESMPDSWDNQLSIDNATKSFSGRLMPLSRFLLLHPGGNHLLFGEGLAYPNYAEGFSAEPSAAEIVKMKNKKEERALLSFRPSRQLWRELGALMVKRKAGEAGGPLTLLNLSAEDECDVTVSALARNQATVVDTVESVFHVPGRLSTAVGVSTYEKEVKSAEQLASRLGWAVETYRMEHDGGWEGRLKNAGASSGELRSKLYSKATTHYWTAIEKNLGYLMEHVQSIGGDHVDETREKWRKMLFYSACDAYRTACGQETPRQIRAFAKGWQKLTGQKASAQTVNQEEEGVSDE; encoded by the coding sequence ATGAATGTCGCATTTGACCCTTGGATACCGGTAATCAACCACTGCGGAGAGCGTAATTTTGCCAGCATCCATGATGTTTTTGCCGAGGGGGAACAGTACGCTGATTTTGCCGTACGTCCCCATGAGCGGGTTGCACTGATGCGTTTACTCTTGTGCGTTGCTCATGCTGCGTTGAACGGGCCCAAAGACCTTGATGAATGGGAGCAGGTGCCACATCAGATTGCTGCCGCAACGGGTGCGTATCTCAAGCAATGGCAGGATTTCTTTGACCTGTTTCATCCAGAAAAACCGTGGCTGCAAATAGCAAATATCTCAAGGTTCCCCGACCAGAGTACTCCCACTGATGACTTGACTGGATGGACTTCGGTGTCAAAGCTGAATTTTACATGTGCAACTGGAAACAACAGTACGTTAAATGATCATGGTGGGATGTGCGAAACCCGTGTTTTTCCGATTGAGAGCACAATACTGTCAATGATTACTTTTTTATGTTTCTCAACGGGAGGACTCAGCTCGCAAATTTACTGGGATGGAAAACAAACAGCAAAAACAGCCCGTGATGCGCCATGTGTGCCTGCATCCATGATACATGCGTTTTTACGGGGAAAAACCCTTTTTGAAACAGTTTACCTTAACCTGATAACTCACGATGATATTGGAAAATGTTATGGGCATAAGGTTGGCCGCCCTGTATGGGAAAGCATGCCAGATTCATGGGATAATCAACTGTCGATTGATAACGCAACAAAGAGCTTTTCCGGACGTTTGATGCCTCTTTCGCGTTTTCTCCTTCTCCACCCTGGCGGTAATCATCTTTTGTTTGGTGAAGGCTTGGCCTATCCGAATTACGCGGAAGGGTTTTCTGCGGAACCCTCTGCAGCAGAGATTGTGAAGATGAAAAACAAAAAAGAAGAGCGAGCCTTGTTGTCTTTTCGTCCCTCGCGGCAGCTGTGGCGAGAGCTTGGTGCTCTTATGGTAAAGCGCAAAGCAGGTGAGGCTGGTGGCCCCCTTACACTGCTTAACCTAAGCGCAGAAGATGAATGTGATGTTACGGTTTCGGCATTGGCTCGTAATCAGGCAACAGTCGTTGATACTGTTGAATCTGTCTTTCATGTTCCCGGCAGACTCTCTACGGCAGTGGGAGTGAGTACGTATGAGAAGGAAGTGAAGTCGGCGGAGCAGCTTGCATCGCGTCTTGGCTGGGCAGTAGAGACGTATAGAATGGAACATGATGGTGGCTGGGAAGGGCGCTTAAAAAATGCCGGAGCAAGTTCGGGTGAACTCAGATCGAAGCTTTACTCAAAAGCGACAACGCACTATTGGACAGCAATAGAAAAGAATCTTGGTTACCTTATGGAGCACGTTCAGTCTATCGGAGGCGACCACGTTGATGAGACGAGGGAGAAATGGAGAAAAATGCTGTTCTATTCAGCTTGTGATGCATACCGCACTGCTTGTGGGCAGGAAACACCGAGACAGATTCGTGCCTTTGCCAAGGGCTGGCAAAAACTTACTGGCCAAAAGGCAAGTGCGCAAACAGTGAACCAGGAAGAGGAAGGAGTGAGCGATGAGTAG